From Homalodisca vitripennis isolate AUS2020 chromosome 1, UT_GWSS_2.1, whole genome shotgun sequence, the proteins below share one genomic window:
- the LOC124352827 gene encoding uncharacterized protein LOC124352827 → MLSHRPDERPTTYGIRARPPLNCDSPLSTSSEWHFELPSRRRLSTSCSTNSTMERYTIEERIKIVQAFHENGCSTLNAFRALRDFFGHHNRPNVSTIRKIVGKFQQTGSLVNVKTPVPGRPVRSTRRRAQQLNISRTSLMRILHKDLNLDAFKVQLTQDLKPTDHFKRRQYAEWLVEQTEVNDDFSKKIIFSNEAHFHLSGFVNKQNCRIWANENPRVIVEKPMYSERVTVWCGLWAGGVIGPYFFENEVGQAVTVNSVRYREMITDFLWPEIEDMDLDDMWFQQDGATCHTSNETMALLREKFNGRVISRRGDVNWPPRSCDLTPLDFFLWGYLKEKVYVNKPRTIQELKDEIIRHINDIEPQLCLRVIQNMEHRIEVCHRSRGEHLADILFHT, encoded by the exons ATGTTGTCTCATAGGCCAGATGAACGGCCGACAACATACGGTATCAGAGCACGGCCCCCGCTCAACTGTGACTCACCACTCAGTACCTCTAGTGAGTGGCACTTTGAGTTGCCGAGCAGACGTCGGCTTTCCACCTCC tgttCTACAAATTCAACCATGGAGAGGTATACCATTGAGGAGCGCATTAAGATTGTTCAAGCATTTCACGAAAATGGGTGTTCAACTCTAAATGCATTTCGTGCACTTCGTGATTTTTTTGGTCACCATAATCGACCAAATGTGTCCACAATCAGGAAAATTGTGGGCAAATTTCAGCAAACCGGATCTCTGGTAAATGTGAAAACACCTGTGCCTGGTCGCCCAGTTCGTTCTACTCGTCGTCGTGCGCAACAATTGAATATCTCACGAACATCACTGATGCGAATATTgcataaagatttgaatttagaTGCTTTCAAGGTTCAATTAACTCAAGATCTGAAGCCTACTGATCATTTCAAGCGTCGTCAATATGCCGAATGGTTGGTTGAACAGACAGAAGTCAATGAtgatttttcaaagaaaatcATCTTCAGTAACGAGGCACACTTTCACCTCAGTGGATTCGTAAACAAGCAGAATTGCCGCATTTGGGCAAATGAGAATCCACGAGTGATTGTTGAAAAACCGATGTATTCAGAAAGAGTGACTGTTTGGTGCGGTTTATGGGCTGGCGGCGTCATCGGGCCGTACTTCTTCGAAAATGAGGTCGGCCAAGCAGTTACCGTGAATAGTGTTCGCTATCGTGAAATGATAACGGACTTCTTGTGGCCAGAAATTGAGGATATGGACCTGGACGATAtgtggttccaacaggatggtgccacttgCCACACATCCAACGAAACAATGGCTCTTTTGCGCGAGAAATTCAATGGCCGTGTTATCTCACGTCGTGGCGATGTTAATTGGCCGCCACGATCATGTGATTTGACACCGTTGGACTTCTTTCTTTGgggatatttaaaagaaaaagtgtacGTCAATAAACCAAGAACAATTCAAGAGCTAAAGGATGAGATAATTCGGCATATTAACGACATTGAGCCACAATTATGTCTCAGAGTCATTCAAAATATGGAGCATCGGATAGAGGTATGCCACCGAAGCCGGGGCGAACATTTGGCCGATATTTTGTTCCACACATAA